A section of the Rhizobium sp. BG4 genome encodes:
- a CDS encoding murein hydrolase activator EnvC, with translation MTRRARKRTSLILPLLAAGLTAAAVPSLLPLPSKAQDAPAQSGDEATPAPAAPPTTPQAAEAPPPDPAAELAKKRDETRAELDALSKTINLSSDKVNELEKSIADLDKSSTTIRQALIDSATRRKTLEKQILDSEKKLADLGVKEDGIRRSLHDRRGLLAEVLAALQRMGRNPPPALLVTPDDALASVRSAILLGAVVPGMRKETDKLAADLTNLAALQAASTKERADLTATMTNGIEEERRMDLLLAENDKLSRSNAAELEAEKKHSEELAGQATTLEGLVASMESEISSVRDAAEAARREEENRKLLTDEQRAQAKALADSGVPDKNRIAPAYPFGELKAKLELPVAGDILRQFGDADGTGHEAMGMTLATNPASVVTAPADGLVVYAGAFRSYGQMIILDTGDGYHLVLSGMDTISTRQGKFVFAGEPLAAMGAKRVASATALALETNLPTLYIEFRKDGKPVDSRPWWTAKDTGKARNDS, from the coding sequence ATGACACGACGCGCCCGCAAGCGAACGAGCCTGATTTTGCCTCTTCTTGCGGCGGGTCTTACCGCGGCAGCCGTGCCTTCCCTCTTGCCGCTTCCATCGAAAGCGCAGGATGCACCCGCTCAGAGCGGTGACGAGGCCACACCTGCGCCTGCCGCACCACCGACAACGCCTCAAGCCGCAGAAGCACCGCCGCCGGATCCGGCCGCAGAGCTCGCCAAGAAGCGTGACGAGACCCGCGCCGAGCTCGATGCTCTCTCGAAGACGATCAATCTTTCGTCAGACAAAGTGAACGAGCTTGAGAAGAGCATCGCCGATCTCGACAAGAGCAGCACGACCATTCGTCAGGCGCTGATCGATTCCGCTACCCGCCGCAAGACGCTGGAAAAGCAGATCCTCGACAGCGAGAAGAAGCTCGCCGATCTCGGCGTCAAGGAAGACGGCATTCGCCGCTCGCTGCATGATCGCCGCGGCCTGCTCGCCGAGGTGCTGGCAGCACTGCAGCGCATGGGCCGCAACCCGCCGCCGGCGCTTCTGGTAACCCCCGATGACGCACTCGCATCCGTCCGCAGCGCCATTCTGCTCGGCGCTGTCGTGCCGGGAATGCGCAAGGAAACCGATAAGTTAGCTGCTGACCTGACCAATCTCGCCGCCTTGCAGGCAGCCAGCACCAAGGAACGCGCCGACCTGACGGCGACGATGACCAACGGCATCGAGGAAGAGCGGCGCATGGACCTGCTGCTCGCCGAAAACGACAAGCTGAGCCGCAGCAACGCCGCCGAGCTGGAGGCCGAAAAGAAGCATTCCGAAGAGCTGGCCGGCCAGGCGACGACGCTCGAAGGCCTCGTCGCATCGATGGAATCGGAAATCTCTTCCGTGCGCGACGCCGCCGAGGCGGCCCGTCGTGAAGAGGAAAATCGCAAGCTTCTGACCGATGAACAAAGGGCCCAGGCGAAGGCCCTGGCAGACAGCGGTGTGCCCGATAAAAACCGCATTGCGCCCGCATATCCGTTCGGAGAATTGAAGGCGAAGCTGGAGCTGCCCGTGGCGGGCGATATTCTGCGTCAGTTCGGCGATGCAGACGGCACCGGGCACGAGGCCATGGGCATGACGCTGGCGACCAACCCGGCATCGGTGGTCACCGCACCGGCGGACGGACTGGTGGTTTATGCCGGCGCCTTCCGCAGCTATGGCCAGATGATCATTCTTGATACGGGCGACGGTTACCACCTGGTTCTATCGGGGATGGACACCATCAGCACCCGCCAGGGCAAGTTCGTTTTTGCCGGTGAACCGCTTGCGGCGATGGGCGCAAAAAGAGTGGCAAGCGCGACAGCATTGGCGCTGGAAACAAACCTTCCAACGCTTTACATTGAATTTCGAAAAGACGGTAAACCGGTCGATTCCCGGCCGTGGTGGACCGCCAAAGACACTGGAAAGGCACGCAATGATTCGTAG
- a CDS encoding winged helix-turn-helix domain-containing protein, with protein sequence MPELAKNNLIPVLRISFPHEDRLGRGKMELLEHIRETGSISAAGRAMDMSYRRAWLLVSDMNRMFKQPVVESQRGGQKGGGAALTPFGEELLACFRRMEATVRTTLASELAWLEDNRSPADGGQR encoded by the coding sequence ATGCCCGAGCTCGCCAAGAACAATCTCATTCCGGTGCTCCGTATCAGCTTCCCGCACGAGGATCGCCTCGGCCGCGGCAAGATGGAGCTTCTCGAGCATATTCGCGAAACAGGATCGATTTCGGCGGCGGGCAGGGCGATGGACATGTCCTATCGCCGCGCCTGGCTGCTGGTCAGCGACATGAACCGGATGTTCAAGCAGCCGGTCGTCGAATCGCAGCGGGGTGGCCAGAAGGGTGGCGGTGCGGCGCTGACGCCGTTCGGCGAGGAGCTGCTCGCCTGCTTCCGCCGGATGGAAGCGACAGTGCGCACGACCCTTGCCAGCGAGCTCGCCTGGCTCGAAGACAACCGCAGCCCTGCCGATGGCGGACAGCGCTGA
- the rlmH gene encoding 23S rRNA (pseudouridine(1915)-N(3))-methyltransferase RlmH — MRIGLFAVGRLKSGPEKDLAARYFDRFAKAGPAVGLEFSRVAEVAESRASNAETRKREEAAMLLKTLPDGGILILLDERGKALDSEAFASTLGTYRDNGKRDLTIAIGGADGLDPALYDRADMTLCLGKMTWPHQIVRTLIAEQLYRAVTILSGHPYHRV, encoded by the coding sequence ATGCGCATAGGCCTTTTTGCCGTGGGGCGGCTCAAATCCGGCCCGGAGAAGGATCTTGCGGCCCGCTATTTCGACCGCTTCGCCAAGGCTGGCCCGGCGGTAGGCCTCGAATTTTCCCGTGTTGCCGAAGTCGCCGAAAGCCGCGCCTCCAATGCCGAGACCCGCAAGCGCGAGGAAGCGGCAATGCTGCTGAAGACGCTTCCGGATGGCGGCATCCTCATCCTGCTCGACGAGCGCGGCAAGGCCCTCGACAGCGAGGCTTTCGCAAGCACGCTCGGCACCTATCGCGACAACGGAAAGCGCGACCTGACGATCGCGATCGGCGGCGCCGACGGGCTCGATCCCGCTCTCTACGACCGCGCCGACATGACGCTCTGCCTCGGCAAGATGACATGGCCGCACCAGATCGTCCGCACTCTGATCGCCGAACAGCTCTACCGCGCCGTGACCATCCTCTCCGGCCATCCCTACCACCGGGTCTGA
- the modC gene encoding molybdenum ABC transporter ATP-binding protein, whose translation MTLTVEARHRLGSFRLDGAFTSESGVTALFGRSGSGKTSMIRIIAGLTRPEEGRVLLDGEPLTDTAKGIFVPRHRRRFGYVFQEARLFPHLSVRSNLTYGRWFAPKTGGASDFDRVIDMLGIEPLLGRSPAKLSGGERQRVAIGRALLSSPRLLLMDEPLAALDDARKAEILPYLERLRDETQIPIVYVSHSIAEVARLASQVVVMRDGRVDAIGSAVDVLSKPSTEEGRREAGALLEGTVESVDTIHRLATVALKTAQLQLPGTAVQSGKRVRILIPARDVMLATQKPEGLSALNILEGSIRDLAPADDGTVEIQVDCGGDIVLSRITALSVERLALAPGKPVYAIIKTVALQP comes from the coding sequence ATGACGCTGACCGTCGAAGCCAGACATCGCCTCGGGTCCTTTCGCCTCGACGGCGCCTTTACGTCCGAAAGTGGCGTCACCGCCTTGTTCGGCCGCTCCGGCTCGGGCAAGACCTCGATGATCCGCATCATCGCCGGATTGACCCGGCCCGAAGAGGGCAGGGTTCTGCTCGACGGCGAGCCGCTGACGGATACCGCGAAAGGCATCTTCGTCCCCCGCCATCGCCGCCGCTTCGGCTACGTCTTCCAGGAAGCGCGGCTCTTTCCGCATCTGAGCGTCCGTAGCAACCTGACCTACGGCCGATGGTTCGCACCGAAGACGGGCGGGGCCAGCGATTTCGACCGGGTCATCGACATGCTCGGCATCGAACCACTTCTTGGCCGCAGCCCGGCCAAACTTTCCGGCGGCGAAAGACAGCGCGTTGCCATCGGCCGGGCCCTGCTTTCGTCCCCGCGCCTGCTATTGATGGATGAGCCGCTGGCCGCGCTCGACGACGCGCGCAAGGCCGAAATCCTGCCCTATCTCGAACGGCTGCGTGACGAGACGCAGATCCCGATCGTCTATGTCAGCCATTCCATCGCCGAAGTGGCACGCCTCGCAAGTCAGGTCGTCGTCATGCGCGACGGCAGGGTGGACGCGATCGGCAGTGCCGTCGATGTCTTGAGCAAGCCATCGACGGAAGAGGGGCGGCGCGAGGCCGGCGCATTGCTGGAAGGAACGGTCGAAAGCGTCGATACCATCCACCGGCTCGCCACCGTGGCGCTGAAAACCGCGCAGCTGCAGCTCCCCGGAACAGCGGTCCAATCCGGCAAGCGCGTGCGCATCTTGATCCCGGCCCGTGACGTGATGCTCGCGACCCAAAAGCCGGAGGGCCTCAGCGCCCTCAACATCCTCGAAGGCAGCATCCGCGATCTGGCGCCGGCCGACGACGGAACGGTCGAGATCCAGGTGGATTGCGGTGGCGATATCGTGCTGTCGCGCATCACTGCGCTCTCTGTCGAGAGACTGGCATTGGCGCCGGGCAAGCCCGTCTACGCCATCATAAAGACGGTGGCGCTGCAGCCGTAA
- the rsfS gene encoding ribosome silencing factor produces the protein MHVCYSRKGKALTTVHAKGRTLAVIPKSPERGADAAARALQAVLASLEDSKAEDIATIDIAGKSALGDYMVVVSGRSNRHVMAIADHLLSDLKDDGFGAARVEGQEGGDWILIDTGDIIVHVFRPEIREFYNIEKMWAAPDMDEETRH, from the coding sequence GTGCATGTCTGTTATTCCAGGAAAGGGAAAGCACTGACAACAGTACACGCCAAGGGAAGAACGCTCGCCGTTATCCCGAAGAGCCCGGAACGTGGCGCCGATGCCGCTGCCCGCGCCCTGCAAGCCGTCCTCGCCAGCCTCGAGGACTCGAAAGCTGAAGATATCGCCACCATCGACATTGCTGGGAAATCTGCGCTGGGCGACTACATGGTCGTGGTCTCCGGGCGATCGAACCGCCATGTCATGGCGATTGCCGACCACCTTCTCTCCGACCTGAAGGACGACGGCTTCGGTGCCGCTCGTGTCGAAGGACAGGAAGGTGGCGATTGGATCCTGATCGATACCGGCGATATCATCGTGCACGTTTTCCGCCCCGAAATCCGCGAGTTCTACAACATCGAAAAGATGTGGGCCGCTCCGGATATGGACGAAGAAACGCGCCACTAA